Proteins from a single region of Paraglaciecola sp. T6c:
- the dcd gene encoding dCTP deaminase: MVLTKEIIKRDLKADNDFWITPLLSEEQFQPASLDVRLGKEFIIFKKSRKQCIDLTLVDSKLNNKLIHEFQERIRLSINSPFTLHPGELILASTLEYLSLPNNIFASVEGKSTLGRLGLIIATATAVSPGFKGCITLEIVNQGEIPVVVSPGQLIGQIIFMRTEGTATYRGRYHYPVGPQFPKI; this comes from the coding sequence ATGGTACTGACTAAAGAAATAATCAAAAGAGACCTTAAAGCTGATAACGACTTTTGGATAACACCGTTACTTAGTGAAGAACAATTTCAACCAGCGTCTCTAGATGTGCGGCTAGGTAAAGAATTTATTATCTTTAAGAAATCAAGGAAGCAATGTATTGATTTAACCCTAGTGGATAGTAAGTTGAATAACAAGCTCATACACGAATTTCAGGAAAGAATTAGACTTAGTATTAATTCACCTTTTACTCTGCATCCGGGAGAGTTAATTCTAGCTTCAACACTTGAATACCTGTCTTTACCCAATAATATTTTTGCCAGCGTTGAGGGAAAATCAACTTTAGGCCGTCTAGGATTAATTATTGCTACAGCAACGGCCGTATCGCCTGGTTTTAAGGGCTGCATTACTTTAGAGATAGTCAATCAAGGTGAAATTCCAGTTGTTGTATCTCCGGGTCAATTAATTGGGCAAATTATTTTTATGCGCACCGAGGGTACCGCAACGTATAGAGGCCGATACCACTATCCAGTTGGCCCCCAATTCCCCAAAATATAG
- a CDS encoding alkaline phosphatase PhoX — MVTRRQFTLGASALAFGGLTASYFGKVNAASALASTHGFGPLLADPKQVLDLPAGFNYQVISQLGEKMSDGFTVPDRADGMGCFPLDEERVALIRNHELHPRDLIKAEQSIQQHKSTMAYDQTDNGVALPGGTSKLVYNLKTQTLEEQFLTLVGTVRNCAGGATPWNTWLTCEESVLKAGVGVAKSHGYIFEVPATANGLIEPKPLTAMGRFNHEAAAVDPRTGIVYLTEDRGDSLFYRFIPHQRGQLDQGGQLQALVLNGTNGVKGSQGYDTRNWEAQQMPLQEWVDAHWVNLDNPESPEDDLRARGYKDGAALFARGEGIHWGDNELYFCCTNGGSKQLGQIMRYQPSAFEGQPQEADAPGRLQLFLQSEDESLYNFGDNLTVTPYGHLLVCEDQYTDVVENHLRGVTPKGEAYDFARLHMQTELAGACFSPDGSVLFVNLYSPTRTLAIRGPWDKFAG; from the coding sequence ATGGTAACAAGAAGACAGTTTACTTTGGGTGCAAGTGCATTGGCGTTTGGTGGTTTAACGGCAAGTTATTTTGGAAAAGTGAACGCGGCTTCTGCATTAGCCAGTACGCATGGGTTTGGCCCGTTATTGGCTGATCCCAAACAGGTTTTGGATTTGCCAGCTGGCTTTAATTATCAGGTTATTTCTCAGTTAGGTGAAAAAATGTCTGATGGTTTCACCGTGCCGGATAGAGCCGACGGCATGGGCTGTTTCCCATTGGACGAAGAGCGCGTGGCGCTTATTCGTAACCATGAGTTGCATCCACGCGACTTAATCAAAGCTGAGCAGAGCATTCAGCAGCATAAGAGCACCATGGCTTATGATCAGACCGATAATGGCGTGGCGCTACCTGGGGGTACCAGTAAATTGGTGTACAACCTGAAAACCCAAACCCTTGAAGAGCAGTTTTTAACCTTGGTTGGCACGGTGCGTAATTGCGCAGGTGGTGCGACCCCTTGGAATACGTGGTTAACCTGTGAAGAGTCAGTGCTTAAAGCAGGTGTAGGTGTCGCCAAGTCCCATGGTTATATTTTTGAAGTGCCAGCCACGGCAAACGGCTTAATTGAGCCAAAGCCGTTAACCGCCATGGGGCGCTTTAACCATGAAGCCGCTGCGGTAGACCCACGCACGGGGATTGTGTATTTGACAGAGGATCGCGGCGACAGTTTGTTCTATCGATTTATCCCTCATCAGCGCGGGCAGCTCGACCAAGGCGGCCAACTGCAAGCTCTAGTGCTCAACGGTACTAACGGCGTTAAAGGCAGCCAAGGTTACGATACGCGCAATTGGGAAGCTCAGCAGATGCCGCTACAAGAATGGGTAGATGCCCATTGGGTAAACTTAGATAACCCCGAAAGCCCTGAAGACGACTTGCGTGCTCGAGGTTATAAAGACGGGGCCGCTTTGTTTGCTCGTGGTGAGGGGATCCACTGGGGAGACAACGAATTGTATTTTTGCTGCACCAATGGCGGTAGCAAGCAGTTGGGGCAGATTATGCGCTATCAGCCATCGGCTTTCGAGGGCCAGCCACAAGAGGCTGATGCGCCGGGCAGGTTGCAGTTGTTCTTACAAAGCGAGGATGAATCGTTGTACAACTTCGGCGATAACCTGACCGTTACGCCTTACGGCCATCTTTTGGTGTGCGAAGACCAATATACTGACGTGGTAGAAAACCACTTACGCGGTGTTACCCCGAAAGGTGAAGCATACGATTTTGCGCGTTTACATATGCAAACCGAATTGGCTGGAGCGTGTTTCTCGCCTGATGGTTCAGTCTTGTTTGTTAATTTGTATTCACCTACCAGAACCCTAGCCATCAGAGGGCCTTGGGATAAGTTCGCTGGTTAA
- a CDS encoding AGE family epimerase/isomerase yields the protein MTNNAPSFHAPAFLVEHINDTLKFYETNVDDPHGGFYQNFLDNGEVFDKGTRHLVSSTRFVFNYARAYQEFRTPKYLERVKSGIEFIRNAHYVPETGGYNWLLTVQSGDVTVQDQTNHCYGFAFVILAYSWALRVGVIEAREYLNETWNTMEQHFWDAQAGLYKDQCNADFSVCDSYRGQNANMHTCEALIAAYEASGERHFLDRAIALADKMTNQQAALMGGLIWEHYNLNWQVDLEYNKDDPKNLFRPWGFQPGHQTEWSKLLLFIARHDPQPWLVERAKALFDESLAVAWDKEHGGIFYGFAPDMSICDNEKYFWVQAESMCCAAYLYHHTGDATYADWYNKIWQYSWQHMVDHQYGAWFRILTHDNQKIDQLKSPIGKTDYHTMGACYDVLELVRRHPMA from the coding sequence ATCACGAATAACGCCCCATCGTTTCATGCTCCAGCGTTTTTGGTTGAGCATATTAATGACACGCTTAAATTTTATGAAACTAACGTAGACGACCCCCATGGCGGTTTTTACCAAAACTTTTTAGACAATGGCGAGGTGTTCGACAAAGGCACTCGTCACTTAGTCAGCTCAACCCGTTTTGTGTTTAATTACGCCCGTGCGTACCAAGAATTTCGCACTCCGAAATACCTTGAGCGGGTCAAGTCAGGTATCGAATTCATTCGTAATGCCCATTATGTACCTGAAACGGGTGGCTATAATTGGTTATTAACTGTGCAAAGCGGTGACGTGACGGTGCAAGACCAAACCAATCACTGCTATGGTTTCGCGTTTGTGATCCTGGCCTACAGCTGGGCGCTGCGGGTGGGTGTTATAGAAGCTCGCGAGTACCTGAACGAAACATGGAATACCATGGAGCAACACTTCTGGGATGCACAAGCCGGTTTATACAAAGACCAATGCAACGCCGATTTTAGCGTGTGCGATAGCTACCGCGGGCAAAATGCCAACATGCACACCTGTGAAGCGTTGATAGCAGCGTATGAAGCCAGCGGTGAGCGCCACTTTCTTGATCGCGCCATCGCCCTAGCAGATAAAATGACCAACCAACAAGCTGCCCTTATGGGTGGTTTGATTTGGGAACATTACAACCTCAACTGGCAAGTGGACCTTGAATACAACAAAGACGATCCGAAAAACCTGTTTCGTCCTTGGGGTTTTCAACCGGGCCACCAAACAGAATGGTCAAAGCTATTGTTGTTTATCGCTAGGCACGACCCGCAGCCTTGGTTAGTCGAGCGCGCTAAAGCCTTGTTCGATGAATCACTTGCTGTCGCATGGGACAAAGAGCACGGCGGGATATTCTATGGGTTCGCCCCAGATATGAGTATTTGTGATAACGAAAAATACTTTTGGGTTCAGGCTGAATCTATGTGCTGCGCCGCATATTTGTACCACCATACTGGTGACGCTACCTACGCGGATTGGTACAACAAAATTTGGCAATACTCGTGGCAGCATATGGTTGATCACCAATACGGCGCTTGGTTCAGGATACTGACCCACGACAACCAAAAAATTGATCAGCTGAAAAGCCCAATCGGTAAAACCGACTACCACACCATGGGTGCTTGCTACGACGTACTCGAACTAGTGCGCCGCCACCCAATGGCGTAA
- a CDS encoding MGH1-like glycoside hydrolase domain-containing protein: MTTNVNKVHSLETAALIKKAQETLVANDLGGYTVPTHGLYPFQWNWDSAITALGWKHFDEPRAWQEIEVLFDGQWDNGMVPHILFHQDSTTYFPGPDIWGSDKRVKSTSISQPPVVATVMKDMLDTADDKAFALSKVESLFSSLVDYHLWWYNERDPLNTGLVVSYHPWESGMDNSPAWDEALHDVPCVDWAYERRDLGHVNSAQRPHKSEYDRFLFLVDFFKKHKFDSKVIFNECPYKVNDIGIISILHRGSKDILALGETLGIKDERLDVIAQRIALTESAINTLWCPEAEYFYCRNVLTDTLCKVRTSAGMLTVFAGLADAKQKDILNSKAKQWNETSQYCMASTHPEESRYEPQRYWRGPIWLHINWMIALGFEAEGYQQTADKLRNDCRALVDLSGYYEYFNPETGEGCGGKDFSWTAAIALHWLL; the protein is encoded by the coding sequence ATGACTACCAACGTTAATAAAGTACATTCTTTAGAGACTGCAGCATTAATTAAGAAAGCCCAAGAGACGCTAGTTGCCAATGACTTAGGTGGCTACACCGTACCAACACACGGTCTATACCCTTTTCAATGGAACTGGGACTCCGCTATTACTGCATTAGGTTGGAAGCATTTCGACGAACCACGTGCTTGGCAAGAAATCGAAGTTTTGTTCGACGGCCAGTGGGATAACGGCATGGTGCCGCACATACTATTTCATCAAGACTCCACCACGTACTTTCCTGGTCCAGACATTTGGGGCTCTGACAAACGCGTGAAAAGTACTTCTATTTCCCAGCCGCCGGTGGTGGCCACTGTCATGAAAGACATGTTAGATACGGCGGACGATAAAGCCTTTGCTTTGAGTAAAGTTGAGTCACTGTTTTCGAGCTTAGTGGACTATCACTTATGGTGGTATAACGAGCGTGACCCGCTAAATACTGGCTTAGTGGTAAGCTACCACCCGTGGGAATCAGGCATGGACAACAGCCCAGCATGGGATGAAGCCTTGCACGATGTACCTTGCGTAGATTGGGCCTACGAGCGCCGCGACTTAGGTCATGTCAACTCAGCCCAGCGCCCCCATAAAAGCGAATATGACCGCTTCTTGTTCTTGGTCGACTTCTTTAAAAAGCACAAATTCGACAGCAAAGTGATCTTCAATGAGTGCCCCTATAAAGTGAACGACATCGGTATCATTTCGATATTGCACAGAGGCAGTAAAGATATACTCGCTTTGGGTGAAACCTTAGGTATTAAAGACGAGCGCTTAGACGTTATCGCTCAACGTATTGCCCTCACTGAAAGTGCCATTAATACCCTGTGGTGTCCTGAAGCAGAATACTTCTATTGCCGAAACGTACTCACTGACACCCTATGTAAAGTGCGTACCTCTGCCGGGATGTTAACCGTGTTTGCAGGTTTGGCTGATGCCAAGCAAAAAGACATTTTGAACAGCAAAGCCAAACAATGGAACGAAACCAGCCAGTATTGTATGGCGTCAACTCACCCCGAAGAAAGCCGCTACGAACCTCAGCGTTACTGGCGCGGGCCTATCTGGTTACACATTAACTGGATGATCGCTCTGGGCTTTGAAGCTGAAGGTTACCAACAAACCGCAGATAAATTACGCAATGACTGCCGTGCCCTCGTTGACTTGTCAGGCTATTACGAATACTTCAACCCTGAAACAGGCGAAGGTTGTGGCGGTAAAGACTTTTCATGGACAGCCGCCATCGCCTTGCATTGGTTACTGTAA
- a CDS encoding TonB-dependent receptor: MKMTPIACAVSILFATPLMAQEANTETPDNDEYENIIVTGSSVARTEADTPAKTTLIGKDQIANTGFSSQADILMSVPGIKVEGGGGEVATNAFVRGLPSGGQFQFTPLNYDGMPAFQSGMTSSAQDVYYRPDIGIERVEYVGGGVSNLFGPGSVAGIINYISRTGSDDPETTVQVEIAEEGRVRTDFYNSGALSSDENLYYAISGFYRYDEGPLETGLETKGYQLRGNIRKEFDDGHITFHGQMIDDQVQFFLPLPLEGDSRERLTGNDGETVYVAQTVAAADLRYDTADGTYESPIRNGVLTEGGSFGVDFEKELTDNWRLAGKAKVASYDHQFNLFLDGDGIANTPETQEGYANNLGRTANGDVLSSLGSANYTWSETGNALPEDYLLFGNRLLDRQRDGDFFSTEFNLTGDIEAGGFDHTVNIGTFFINSSQMDYNIISSYLADFSNGDSARLVDLSFTNEAGDTVQYSKNGIVGPGTSYTNKDLTSKRMAFYVTDQMENDQWALDVGMRVERAEGTTKSEGSEVVVVNDDPSLAPNLQVNTTGNGRFTYGEVATTEAAFSAAVLYKMDDQDLNLYANASTGYFFPQIRSITFNENGEPQSYEGEDITLGAIGFKYFPEDLYIDASLFIANLDNRRSVDFENDGSGGLLEVVKQQSTETTGAEVITRWNMTDEVILEGNVTYQDAEFSEGGNVGKQPRRQPEFSGNLAVSYNNGFVDARLGLSYFGDAYANDDNSVELDSHTIATLSAGYSWELNNDQQIRVGVSVWNLFDTDGITEGSPRQGNSQVSGGEFFVGRPVLPRRVSLTARYDF, encoded by the coding sequence ATGAAAATGACACCTATTGCCTGTGCAGTTTCGATACTTTTTGCCACCCCATTAATGGCCCAAGAAGCAAATACGGAAACCCCTGACAATGATGAGTATGAAAATATTATTGTTACCGGTTCTAGTGTTGCACGTACTGAAGCAGACACCCCAGCCAAAACGACCTTGATTGGTAAAGACCAAATCGCCAACACAGGGTTTTCGAGTCAAGCTGACATACTCATGAGTGTTCCCGGTATTAAAGTAGAGGGGGGCGGGGGTGAAGTCGCAACCAACGCATTCGTTCGTGGTTTACCTTCTGGTGGTCAATTTCAGTTTACTCCCCTTAATTACGACGGCATGCCGGCATTCCAATCTGGCATGACATCGTCAGCACAAGATGTTTACTACCGTCCTGACATCGGCATAGAAAGAGTCGAGTACGTGGGTGGTGGTGTGTCTAACTTGTTTGGCCCAGGTTCAGTGGCCGGCATTATCAACTATATTTCGCGTACGGGCAGTGACGATCCAGAAACCACAGTGCAGGTCGAAATCGCCGAAGAAGGCCGAGTTAGAACAGACTTCTATAATAGCGGCGCGTTATCCAGTGATGAAAACTTGTATTACGCGATCTCTGGTTTCTATCGTTACGATGAAGGCCCGTTAGAAACAGGCTTAGAAACCAAGGGTTACCAGCTTAGAGGTAACATTCGTAAAGAATTCGACGATGGCCATATTACCTTCCACGGTCAAATGATTGATGACCAAGTGCAGTTTTTCCTTCCTTTACCCCTTGAAGGTGACAGCCGCGAGCGTTTAACCGGTAATGATGGCGAAACCGTCTATGTGGCACAAACCGTTGCCGCAGCCGATTTACGTTACGACACAGCCGATGGCACCTATGAATCACCTATTCGAAATGGTGTGCTCACAGAGGGTGGTTCATTCGGTGTTGATTTTGAGAAAGAGTTAACTGACAACTGGCGCTTAGCGGGTAAGGCAAAAGTCGCCAGCTATGACCACCAGTTCAACCTATTCTTGGATGGCGACGGCATTGCCAACACGCCAGAGACGCAAGAAGGTTACGCGAATAACCTAGGTCGCACCGCAAACGGTGACGTTTTAAGCTCACTAGGCAGCGCTAACTATACATGGTCTGAAACCGGCAATGCGTTACCAGAAGATTACTTGTTATTCGGTAACCGCTTATTAGATCGCCAGCGCGACGGTGATTTCTTCAGTACTGAATTCAACTTAACAGGTGACATAGAGGCAGGCGGATTCGACCATACCGTGAATATCGGTACCTTCTTCATCAACTCATCGCAGATGGATTACAACATTATCTCCAGCTATTTAGCCGATTTTAGCAATGGCGACAGCGCGCGCTTGGTTGACTTGTCTTTCACCAATGAAGCGGGTGATACAGTGCAATATTCGAAAAACGGTATTGTCGGGCCAGGCACAAGTTACACCAATAAAGATTTAACCAGTAAGCGTATGGCGTTTTACGTAACGGACCAGATGGAAAATGACCAATGGGCACTCGACGTCGGTATGCGTGTTGAACGTGCTGAAGGGACAACTAAATCTGAAGGCAGTGAAGTGGTTGTGGTAAATGACGACCCATCATTAGCACCGAACTTACAAGTTAACACCACAGGTAACGGGCGTTTTACTTACGGTGAAGTGGCTACAACCGAAGCGGCATTCTCGGCGGCTGTGTTGTACAAAATGGATGATCAAGACCTGAACCTATACGCGAATGCGTCAACCGGTTATTTCTTCCCGCAAATCAGAAGTATCACGTTTAACGAAAACGGTGAGCCACAAAGCTACGAGGGCGAAGATATTACCCTGGGCGCGATTGGTTTTAAGTATTTCCCAGAAGATTTATACATAGATGCGTCATTGTTCATAGCGAACTTGGATAATCGCCGTTCAGTGGACTTCGAAAATGATGGCTCAGGCGGATTACTAGAAGTGGTGAAGCAGCAATCAACGGAAACCACAGGCGCTGAAGTGATTACTCGCTGGAATATGACAGACGAAGTGATCCTTGAAGGTAACGTGACCTATCAAGACGCTGAATTTAGCGAAGGCGGTAACGTAGGTAAGCAACCAAGAAGACAGCCTGAGTTCTCGGGTAATCTTGCGGTTTCTTATAACAATGGCTTTGTTGATGCGCGCTTAGGTTTGAGTTACTTCGGTGATGCTTACGCGAACGACGATAACTCAGTCGAACTGGATAGCCACACTATTGCGACCTTAAGTGCCGGTTATTCTTGGGAGCTAAATAACGATCAGCAAATTCGTGTCGGCGTCAGTGTGTGGAACTTGTTCGACACTGACGGCATTACCGAAGGCTCACCTCGTCAAGGTAACAGCCAAGTGTCGGGTGGCGAGTTCTTCGTGGGCCGCCCAGTGCTACCACGCAGAGTGAGCTTAACAGCACGATATGATTTCTAA
- a CDS encoding sodium:solute symporter produces MNTLDFLVVALYLVALLVMGFMLREQTNKSDYFLGGKSLGWKPLALSVMATQLSAISFISAPAFVGLREGGGMQWLSYELGVPLAMILILATILPKLYRAGIVSIYDYLEMRFGRSTRVLISIVFQFSRAFATGIMIYAVSLILQGTMGIEAWQAILLTGVITVLYSLQGGMKAVVYGDAIQMVIIILGTVACIGYGLYYLGGVDSFVANVDADRLQAVKFDSFGFSGDGFGFWPMIFGGVVLYASYYGCDQTQAQRALSAKDPDNLRYMILANGVIRFPITILYCFSGLIVGTLAMTEPSFMAKIPTDNPDWMMPMFILNYLPHGLIGLLVVAILAAAMSSLSSAINSLSAVTIEDYCRITNKELSQGGYLKLAKYMGLVWGAITLVLSLYAGNIAPTIIEAINKVGSLFYGPILAVFLLAVLTKSTSGLHVNIGLISGVLFNLLISMIAPEIFWFWWNFIGFVVTIVMAMMMSKVKPFTYQPSEEEAAAAPVSLSILTTKDIVLLLGMFAAMIAFCLYIPTAFV; encoded by the coding sequence ATGAATACTCTAGATTTTTTGGTTGTTGCATTGTATTTGGTGGCTTTGTTAGTCATGGGATTTATGTTGCGAGAACAGACAAATAAAAGTGACTATTTTCTGGGTGGGAAAAGTCTAGGTTGGAAACCCTTGGCGTTGTCGGTCATGGCCACTCAGTTATCAGCAATTAGTTTTATCTCTGCTCCCGCCTTTGTGGGATTACGTGAAGGTGGCGGCATGCAGTGGCTGTCGTACGAATTAGGTGTGCCTTTGGCCATGATCCTTATTCTGGCGACTATTCTGCCCAAGCTTTACCGCGCTGGCATTGTCAGTATTTACGATTATTTAGAAATGCGCTTTGGTCGCTCCACTCGTGTGTTGATCAGTATCGTGTTTCAGTTTAGCCGGGCCTTTGCGACCGGTATTATGATTTACGCCGTATCGCTTATTCTGCAAGGCACCATGGGTATCGAAGCATGGCAAGCCATTCTATTAACCGGTGTCATTACCGTGCTTTATTCGCTGCAAGGCGGTATGAAAGCGGTGGTCTACGGCGATGCCATTCAAATGGTTATCATCATCTTAGGCACTGTGGCCTGTATCGGGTACGGCTTGTATTACCTAGGTGGCGTGGATTCATTTGTTGCCAATGTTGATGCAGATCGCCTGCAAGCGGTTAAGTTTGATTCGTTCGGCTTTAGCGGCGACGGTTTTGGCTTCTGGCCAATGATATTCGGTGGTGTGGTACTTTACGCGTCATATTATGGCTGTGACCAAACCCAAGCCCAGCGTGCGTTGTCAGCAAAAGATCCTGACAACCTGCGCTATATGATTTTAGCCAATGGCGTTATTCGTTTTCCTATCACAATTTTGTATTGTTTCTCGGGTTTGATTGTGGGCACTTTAGCCATGACTGAGCCTAGCTTTATGGCTAAGATCCCGACGGATAATCCGGATTGGATGATGCCGATGTTCATTTTAAATTACTTACCTCATGGACTTATCGGCTTATTGGTTGTCGCAATATTGGCTGCCGCTATGTCATCGCTCAGCTCCGCAATTAACTCGCTGTCTGCGGTCACCATAGAAGATTACTGCCGTATAACCAATAAAGAATTGAGCCAAGGCGGCTACTTGAAATTGGCTAAATACATGGGCTTAGTGTGGGGCGCGATTACTTTGGTGCTATCTCTTTATGCTGGCAACATCGCGCCAACGATTATTGAGGCGATTAACAAGGTCGGCTCTTTGTTCTACGGGCCAATTCTTGCCGTGTTCTTGTTAGCAGTGTTAACCAAAAGCACGTCAGGTTTACACGTTAACATTGGGCTTATTAGCGGGGTGCTATTTAACTTGCTTATCTCGATGATAGCGCCTGAAATCTTCTGGTTCTGGTGGAACTTTATCGGCTTCGTCGTCACGATTGTGATGGCAATGATGATGAGCAAAGTCAAACCTTTTACTTACCAGCCAAGCGAAGAAGAAGCCGCAGCTGCGCCCGTGTCTCTGTCAATTTTGACCACCAAAGACATCGTCCTGTTACTGGGTATGTTCGCTGCTATGATCGCCTTTTGTTTATATATCCCCACCGCGTTTGTTTAA